One Tiliqua scincoides isolate rTilSci1 chromosome 9, rTilSci1.hap2, whole genome shotgun sequence DNA segment encodes these proteins:
- the SLC22A31 gene encoding putative solute carrier family 22 member 31, translating to MLSIPLGIAVALAVNYIMFVFMRLLFGAMLAGTFLSLYVARLELCDPPHRLVVTMGAGFCWVAGELLLPGLALAWKEWRILQGGLTLGLALLATCWWFPSLFLESARWLLATRQLEKGKRVLQVLAEGNGVHLDEEFYTQEHLLAERDSLPEGEHLPQYQSICKVFSTRVIWKNSLILSFTAFIGSGIRHCFTRNLTPYAPRFYFPYYLLAVSEAVALLFLCLTVDHFGRRGVLLVSTILTGVSSLLLLALTQYLTVWLILVLSVLGILASQAMAALSVLFAGEVLPTVVRGAGLGLLLAASTVGQAAAPLMDIHNSRGFFLHHVVFASFAILSVLSIMLLPESSHRPLPDSLREGEHQRRPPLFHSRRRHKDHMPLLSPHPAAGPYDPDSYARLVTATKKMLGTRHASGSCRGRQLLLEPPRPEGAQEEK from the exons ATGCTGTCCATCCCACTGGGCATTGCCGTGGCGCTGGCAGTGAACTACATCATGTTTGTCTTCATGCGGCTGCTCTTTGGGGCAATGCTGGCTGGCACCTTCCTCTCCCTCTACGTGGCAC GGCTGGAGTTGTGTGACCCTCCCCACCGCCTGGTGGTGACTATGGGAGCTGGATTCTGCTGGGTGGCTGGGGAGCTGCTCTTGCCGGGATTGGCACTGGCCTGGAAGGAGTGGCGGATTCTCCAAGGAGGACTCACACTGGGGCTTGCCCTGCTGGCTACCTGCTGGTG GTTCCCTTCCCTGTTCCTTGAGTCGGCCCGTTGGCTCTTGGCCACTCGGCAGCTAGAGAAAGGCAAGAGGGTTCTGCAGGTCTTGGCTGAGGGCAATGGGGTCCACTTGGATGAGGAATTCTACACACAGGAGCATCTGCTGGCAG AGCGGGACAGTCTGCCGGAGGGGGAGCATCTGCCACAGTACCAGAGCATCTGCAAGGTCTTCAGCACTCGAGTCATCTGGAAGAACAGCCTCATCCTCAGCTTCACTGC GTTCATTGGGAGTGGGATCCGCCACTGCTTCACCCGCAACCTGACCCCCTACGCACCCCGCTTTTATTTCCCCTACTACCTGCTGGCAGTGAGCGAAGCAGttgccctcctcttcctgtgcCTGACAGTGGACCACTTTGGACGCCGCGGGGTCCTGTTGGTCAGCACCATCCTCACCGGGGTGTCCTCGCTGCTCCTGCTGGCCCTGACTCAGT ACCTGACGGTGTGGCTCATCCTGGTCCTCTCTGTCCTGGGTATACTGGCATCGCAGGCCATGGCTGCACTCAGTGTTTTGTTTGCCGGTGAGGTGCTGCCCACTGTGGTCAG GGGTGCTGGGCTTGGCCTCCTCCTGGCCGCCAGCACGGTGGGCCAAGCTGCGGCCCCCCTTATGGACATCCACAACAGCCGGGGCTTCTTCCTCCACCACGTGGTCTTTGCCTCCTTCGCCATCCTCTCAGTGCTGAGCATCATGTTGCTCCCTGAGAGCAGCCACCGGCCCCTGCCCGACTCACTGCGGGAGGGAGAGCACCAGCGCCGGCCCCCCCTCTTCCACTCTAGGCGCCGGCACAAGGACCACATGCCATTGCTCTCCCCCCATCCTGCAGCTGGCCCCTACGACCCCGACAGCTACGCTCGCCTGGTCACAGCCACCAAGAAGATGCTAGGCACCCGCCACGCATCTGGCtcttgcagggggaggcagctgctcctggagcccCCGCGGCCTGAAGGGGCTCAAGAGGAGAAGTAA